tatgttttggttTCTAATTGagttcctcttttcttcttaaaGGAGAAGGAGATTCGAAGACTGCAGGCTGTCATACTGAAGCACCAGGTAGGTTTCTTGTCCACAACCACATTACACCAAAGCCATTCTTACTGTTCTctaactaatgattattttcagtagCCTAATGGAATTATTTTGTACAATATATCCTGTCAAATTGCGCTTTGGGGTTCTTGGTTGTATGTTTACTTTAGCTTACCATTGGTTGGATTTTTCTTGCATTGATTTTCTTGTGTGATTTTCTATTTCTTAATACTTTGCCAACTCTTTCTACCAGGAGTTGGAGAGGCATAGACTAGATATGGTATGggtatgtttgtttctgtacaTTTAACAACATATTGTGAACGTGTTGTGATAAATGGTTGCCATCATAGTAATGCGTAAAGTGTAGCATTGGCTGCAGTCATACTAGTCATCCTTTCCGCATGGCTTTTCCAGAACGGTGCACTGCATACGTCTGCGCTCTTTGTCtctcagagaaaacacatcCTTTATCCGCCCGATATGATCAGAAAGGCTGTAACTCCACAGGAAATATAACAGGATGCAAAGCATGCTGATAGCCTGAACGCACACCAACTACCtatgacattgtttttcttttggattGCTTAAATGTAGGTACACAAAATCCTGTTACTCTACAGCATGTGAGCCAGCCGTCTAATCCATTCAATCACCTGAGAAACGTCAATATACAGTGTGTACTCTTGCCAGTGATTTATACCACTGAGTTAATGGAAACATTATTCTTATCTTTTTAGCTTATTAATTtgagatttaaatgttttatcatgGTTGTTCATTTGCGTGATTATTCTCACGACATATATCTTAACTGTAAGGGAGGCAATGATAGCATGGATGGATGTCTTGATAGTTTCATACGACATTGTACATCAGTTGATTATAAATTCAGTGTTGTGCTTGTCCCCGTAACACTTATTATTTTCTGCTTATAGTTTTAAAGCTTTTGGCGTGTACCTTTCAGTCTGCCGCTTGCCAACATGCTCATATTAATAATGGCTGTTTCTAACTTGGAGCTTAtgctttgtgtgtatgcatcacTACCCGCAATCTAGTCTATCATCTTGTTCCATGTGGTttaactgttttgtgtttttacaaagtGCAACATTTTGATTGTGTGATGATTGTAACAAATGGGTgatgtgtgtttcctcttctACTGTGCATGTCTCGGAGTTCATACTGTGTTGCATATATGAgcccttttcttttcaaaaaaacaGTAGGCACTGTGAATAGATTAGAAACTTTATGTCTGTGCTTTGCCAGGAGAGGGAAAGACGCAGGCAGCACATGATGCTCATGAAGGCTGTAGAGGCCCGTAAGAAGGCAGAGGTGGGTGACACCTGATCTGCTCTTTGTTTCTGGTCATCCCTGCTCCCCTGTTCTGCTacactgttttattgtgttttcttttgtttagtAATTTCATGTGCGCGTGCTGCAGTCTGTAGTGGTGGGACATACTAacataaatgtacaaatgtggTCATTGAGGtcatagtttgtgttttttattgtgtccaccctCTGTAATTCTGAGCGAAAGCACAAACATCTGCTGCAGTATTATTaatactttctctttctcttggcTGTAGGAGAAAGAGCGtctgaagaaagagaagaaggatgaGAAGCGGTtaaacaaggagaggaaactGGAGCTCAGAAGGCTGGAACTGGAAAAAGCGAAGGAGCTGAAAAAGCCAAATGAAGACATGTGTTTAGCAGATCATAAGGTATTCACGCACTGGGGAGCTGCTGGTAGATGAAAATGAGAGTCCATCATGGATAGTCTCCAtctgtggagtgtgtgtggaaatCAATCATTATAATCACTGTAGGAGCTATAGGCATGGAGATTAGAAATGCTTTTGACAAATTTGTGGTTTCATTGTTTCACTATCAGATCTACCAAAATAGATGTGTAATATCACTGAAAGCATCTGGAATTGATTAAAGAGAAAGCAGGTGTAGGTCAAAATACTGCCACCAAGTGGCTACTGATGCCAAAACACCAACCAGAGTATTACTGATGACTGTACATACATTTCTGTAACAGCAGTTAACAGATAAACTAGTCTGAAACAAGTAACACCAGTACTGtgagaaacactgtaaaatatatctaaaaagacacacatgaatagtattttaaaaagagtaaaacaaaaaagataagATGAAGCTAAAGTAGAATAAGACAAATCAAACAGTAGAATAAGAATTACAGTGCAGTGCAAGATATGAATAAGTAGTCCCAACTTTAActtaataaaaagaagaagaagtggtcAACAAAAGAAAGACCTGAGGATTGGAGCTGATCTCAGGGTTTCTTGGAGTTTGTTCCGCATATGTGgtgcataaaaactgaatgctgcTTCTCCATGTTTAGTTTTGAGTCTGTGGACATTGAACAGACCTGAACCAGACGGGCTGAGTCTGGACGGTTCATAACagagcagcagatcagaaatTAAACCATTCAGTGCTTGTCAAATTCtttgacaaacaggaagccagTGTAAAGATCTGAGAACTGGAGTGATGTGGTCTCTCCTGGTCTGAGTGAAGACTTTAGCCGCAACTCTCTGAATCAGAAGACCAGTAAAGACAGCGTTACAGTAGTTGAGCCTACTGAAGAGAAACGCATGGACAGGTTTTTCTGAATCCTGCTGAGACACATGTCCTTTTATTCTTAATATATTCTTCAGGTGATAGTAAGCTGATTGTTTTAATGTAGATTCTAGATACAAATGGTTGAGAGAtgataaatataatgtattttatttttcgaATCTTGTTTCTTGTATTTCTCCTCAGCCACTTCCAGAGTTGTCCCGGATCCCGGGTCTGGTCTTACCAGGAAGTACCTTCTCTGACTGCCTGATGGTATTGCAGTTTCTACGCAGCTTTGGGAAGGTCCTGAGGTTAGACATAAATCCAAACATGCTCAACCTAAGTGACCTTCAAGAGGGGTTGCTCAACATTGGAGACAGTATGGGCAAGGTGCAGGACCTGCTGGTGAGCCTGCTCTCTGCAGCCGTGTGTGATCCTGGTATACCTGCAGGTCACAAGGTGAGAGTATTGAAAGCCATACTGTGCTGGGTAATCATGtgattttacattacattattatatctCTTCATATTAAGAGGCTGTGTGTACACTGAGTGAGATGAGCATACAAGGACAAGAGATAGCAAGACTGTCATCTTAAACATCAAGCATGTTTCATAATAATCCTAGATGTGTCCCAGGCTCATACCAGGGGTCACTTAAGCACTTAACGTTACTTTCTTTACTTAGAAAAACCTCAAAAGGACTCCTGTTGTGCTCTTCTGGGCTATACCCTTCACCTGTGCTCTGCCCTCGTGGGCTACAGTATATGAAAAGGAATTCTGGTTTTAACTTACTTGGTAAGAAAAATAAGCATTTGTTTGTTAAACACTGTGACTAAacttttttaaacactttttctttcagaatAAGACTGCCTTGGGGGACCACCTGACTAATGTGGGGATCAACCGAGACAATGTGTCTGAGATCCTGCAGATCTACATGGAGGGTCACTGTGAGCAGACAGAGCTGGCTGCTCTGGCCCTCAGCCTCAGGACCAAGGCTTTTCAGGCCCACAGCCCGGCACAGAAGGCCTCCATGCTGGCATTCCTGGTTAATGAGCTGTGCTGCAGTAAGGCTGTGATCAGGTGAGGGTCCGGCCTCATTTTGTCCTTTGATTTAGCTGTTTAACAAATAAAGCAAactctcagtgtgtttgtatggcaGTAATTCTACTTGACTATTCATGGTAAACTAAACTACCACTAAAATAAATCCTGGTCATTTTAAGGCTTTGATACGTTTGCGTTAGATAAATCATTGTTGGCCTGTGAAAATGAATcagagctgtaaaaaaaaaaaaaagtgttccttATGTGCCTGAAGCAAACAAGTTAATCTCTGTGCCTGAGAGTGGGAAGTCTTGGCTTGTTTTATTCATGGAGGCTTCAATTTTAATGGCATAAAAGAAGTATCAAAAGGAATATGACAAATCGCGGTCTGATAGACAGTTTCACAAGGTTGCATCAAACTGCGTGTCATCAATTTTTCATTAGTACTGGTAACACTTTGAAACATATCTGATGCACATTGCAGTGTGGCACAAATGCACCATGTTCTTTTCATTATACAAAAAGGTGAGAGAAAACATCTGTTTCAATATCGTCTGATACTTTACAGTGAGATCGACAAAAACATAGATCACATGACCAACCTGAGGAAGGATAAGTGGGTTGTCGAGGGAAAGCTTCGCAAGTGAGTATATGCATCGTCTAAGCTGTTATTGGAAGATTCTGTGCTTacacttcaacattttgtgttaGTGAATGAGAGGGCGATGCTGAAACAATCTGAACTGCACATGATCGTTTACTCCACAAGCTAACTGCTGACTCCCTGTTTGTCCTCAAAGACTGAGGAACATCCATGCCAAGAAGACagggaagagagacagcagcGTGGGCGGAGAGGACAGCCACACCTTTGTCATCCCCACTGCCAGAAACAAATGCAAGAGGAAAGAAGGcgacagtgaggaggaagaggacgaggacgaCGACAGTGAGGAccaaggggaggaggaggaggaggaggaagaagaatcagggggaaagaaagggaagaaagcAGAGATATGTGAGGAGGAGGTCAGTGACAGCATGATGCTTttgctggagccagcagctaaATCAGTGTTTGTTATAGTAAATGTCAGCTGGTCTACTGGTCTCACACTAATGAGATCTTTTCATCTAGGACAACAGTGTACACTCCGCCAgcatggaggagctggagaaacaGATAGACAAAACATACAAGGTAAATTAAACAACTATGAcactatttttgttttcacaggatCAGCTCACCAATGGatataataaatgtactttttgttcTCTTTAGCAACAGTGTCAGATCAGACGGAAGTTATTTGACTCATCTCACTTGCTGCGCTCCATGACGATTGGACAGGATCGCTACAAGAGACGTTACTGGGTCCTTCCGCAGTGTGGCGCCATCTTTGTGGAAGGCATGGAGAGCGGTGAAGGTGCAAACCAAAACTGATAAGCTgagatgtttgggtttttttgtgcaCTTTGCCCGAGCTGACGTTACCTTTCATGTTACTCAGGTtatgaagaggtggagagagagaagaaaagacagaggacTGTTAAGGTGATCAGGGTAAAAGAAGAGCCGCTGGAAGAGACAAAGAAGCCAGTGGTCTCCAGCCCGGCGTCGAGCACACACGGTGATACATCCACACCAGAGAGccagcaggacaaagacagtCTCAATCTCTTCCTCCAGAAACCCGGCTCCTTCTCTAAGCTCAGCAAACTCCTTGAAGTCGCCAAAATGGCTCAAGATTCAGACCTCTATTCTCACAAGAGTCATTCTGCTGAAATCCCTGCCACTGCATCTTATCCCTCATATCCCTCCTCTCAGACAGCCACTTCTCAGCAGGGACTGACAGATAAAAGCGATACTTCAGTGCCAACTCTGCTTAGTTCCCCCCAGCTCAAAAGCAGCCCCTGGGTAACCTGCAGCCCCCTATCTATCCTCCATGACGACCAGCTCTCCAAGACTCTGACGGAAAAGAGTAACCAGTGGTTTAGCCTCTTGCCTCGCTCTCCTTGCGATGAATCTTCTGTCACCTCTGGCTCCAGCcccccagcctcctcctctcctcttcagacCATCAGCTCCAaatccccctcctccctctcccctaATCCCCGAGCTACATCCAGCTCCAGCGCTCCTGCTGGGATCAATAACATGTCATCTGTCCTTCAGGTCGGTGAATAACAAAAATGCTGTCTCCGTCTCAGACacaattatttcatattttttagaACACTGACACGTGTTGCAAGTATTAATCCGTATTACATGACCATAAAAGTGGTCTGATCAGtatgtgtttttcctttcagcAAGTAAAGTCTGGCATTCATCAGAGCAGAGTGACGCTATGTGACGTGTCCAGTCCCAGCCTGCCCTTCTCTGGTACTTCTTTACCCCGCATGCTGGATCTGGCCTCCCAGCATGCAGAGGGTAGCAGGAACAGGGTCTTCTTTCTGGCAAATAACAACTCTGTCAACAAGAGTGAGACTCCAGAGCCCCTGAGTGACAAGCCCGCTTGTGCCTCATTCCCTGCTGCGGAGGTGGCCAAGACCCAGGACTATCCTAGTCCTCAGCCTATTCCCGAGGGTAAGAATGGCTCGCTGCCAGTATGCACAAGTGAAATATGCTGGACTAAAGACACTCACTACCCAGACAGCACTGGAATACATGCTGTGATGGCCATCAGTCAGTTATACAGCATCCCTATGTTGCTAAAATTAAACAATTATGTGATAttagtttttaaatgtgtgtgtgtgtgtgtgtgtgtgtgtgtgtgtgtgtgtgtgtgttggcagagaTGCTTTGTGGCTGGTGGAGGGTGTCAGACATGGAGGAACTGCACAGTCTGGTCAAGGCCCTCCATAGCCGAGGAACCAGAGAGAAGGTCTTGCAGAAACAGATCCAAAAACATATGGAGTATATGACCCAGCTCTGCGCCAATAGCAAAGATGGTTGGTTCacatttcctctgctctctttaaGTCAAGAGTCAACACACGCTGTGATATGAAAGTATTGTTATTTGACCTCTTGTGATGTGGCACTTGGTTGCCTTACATTTCATGAGATTGCTTTCAGTAGATGGTAATTTGCTGTACTTTTTGTATGTATCTGTGGTGGCAGCGATTGATGTGGCAGAGCTGGAGAAGCAGGAGGTGAGTGAGGAGACAGTGGAGAGTTGGTGTGTTGAAGAGCAGGCCATGGAGGTGGACATCAGCCTGCTGCAGCAGGTCGAACATCTTGAGAGGAAAGTCATCTCTGCCAGCCTGCAGGTCAAGGTACTGCTACTTTTTCACCAGTATGTTCTCAGATAGGCTCCTGTGTCTTCACTTTGTCTTGATGTTAATAACTGTGTTGCGATGGCCATATTTCACCATGTGTTCTTCAGGGCTGGATGCATCCTGAGCCCcagtcagagagggaggatCTGGTCTATCATGAGCACAAGCTCTTCCCTTCCCCTACTCCAGAGAAGAAGGGACAGAGGGAAACCAGCCAGGAGGAACTTCCTGGCACCGTGGTGCGGCGGCCCAACAACCCGCTTGATATTGCTGTCATCAGGCtggcagagctggagaggaacATCGAGCGAAGGTAGGGAAGGAAGAGACCCTTAAGTACAAACTTTCAGTTCAGAGTGGATAATATCAGTGTTCATCCTCTCGTGGTGATGGTGAAGGTTCATCCCACTCATTCTAGAGATGCTTAACTGCTCACTGTGTGTAACACCAAAGACTGTTTCCCTCTTTACTTACTTTTTCACTGGTTGATGTTTATGACTGTTATCATTCAGTGGGATAATGgtacagactgtgtgtgtgaatgctgtaCAGTTATGCTGCAGTCTCCCTTTCTGTGACCTCTAagcagtgaggaggaagtgGCTCCGGGGATGAGGTTGTGGCATAAAGCCCTCGGTGAAGTCcgcagctcagctcagctgtcACTCTGCATTCAGCAGCTGCGGAAATCCATTGCTTGGGAACGATCCATCATGAAAGTGGTTAGTgaattgtttatattgttttatagcTCACACTAAAGATGTCCTTCTTCATGAAGATCAATCTTTAAGGCTGCAGGGCTTCTCATTCCATTTCATGAAAAACTACTATATGcattatcatttaaaaatacatgagCCTCTTGAAACGAATCAAGGATAACACAATAAATCTGCACAGCTTGTGTCCCTTTAAAGgtgaaaaggagggaaaggTGTGTCAGCTGCATCAATTTACAATACATCATTACCAGCCAACAACCACATCAGATAATAGCCCAATCAGTAACAAATCAACATCATTCAATATGCCTGGCTGCACAGAAAAGCATAAATCACTAGTTTTCATAGTGAGGTACTGTATATCAGTTTGAACTACATATGTTTGGTGTTTCCAGCACTGCCAGCTCTGTCAAAAGGGTGATAATGAAGAACTGCTCTTACTCTGTGATGGCTGTGACAAAGGCTGCCACACATACTGCCACAAACCCAGGATCACTACAGTACCTGACGGCGACTGGTTTTGTCCCACTTGTGTAGCGAAGGTACACCAGCATGCCCTGAGACTGTATCCCATGTACACACCCAAATtaattgatttctgttttttatatttttgtacatactcttatttctaaatttatgctactttctacttgaatgggagcaccagtactgtttaatttccccctggggatcaataaagtatttctgattctgattctgatttgaatATGATACGTTGTGTGCGTCTCTACACCAGTCTTCTGTGCGTTCTGTCATTCAGGAAAGTGGTCAATCCCCTCGGAGCAGGAAGCAACAGAGCCgaacagctggaggagggaagaaaggcaGTGAGGTAAAACGAAATAGTAAGCCATCTGCGGTAGGAGAGCTCATCAAAGAGGAGGCTGCCAGCAGCAACAGCCTGCCAAAGAAAGGTACCAAGGAGTtcaagaagaggaaaggagacgaCAGCCCGCCCAGCTCCCAGGCCAGGCATGACAGCCCTGTCTCTTGTGCAAAAAAAGCCAAAACGGCCAAAGACAACAACACGAATGGGCTGGCGATGTGCCGGTacgcatgaacacacactgcatgcCTAGGACCTAGCAGCATTTACTTCATCTTCTCATTGTTAAAAACCCTTGTGCAGTCATGAATCTATGACAATCAAAACATCCATTTACCGTCATTGCATGTCATATCAAACCCTAAAATCAAGTGGTGAAACTAGAGTGAAAGTAAATCAAATTTTATTTGTGGTGTGAAGTGCTCAGCTTTGTTTGCTGCTTGTTCTCTCCAGAGTGCTGCTGGCTGAGCTGGAGGCCCATCAGGACGCTTGGCCCTTCCTCACGCCGGTCAACCACAAAGCTGTCCCTGGATACAGGAAGGTCATCAAGAAGCCGATGGACTTTTCCACCATCAGAGAAAAGCTCACCAACAACCAGTATGTTTGTgttatgttcagtgttttaagatagacagatgttttgttttgatgtgcatgtgctcttttcatttcatgattttctatttttgattTGGACGCTGCATATAAATTAAAACCCTTTTCTAATAATTACAGATACTTGAATTTGGAGACTTTCATCATTGACGTGAACCTGGTTTTTGAGAACTGTGAAAAATTTAATGAAGACGATTCAGAGATTGGAC
This window of the Enoplosus armatus isolate fEnoArm2 chromosome 11, fEnoArm2.hap1, whole genome shotgun sequence genome carries:
- the LOC139292094 gene encoding bromodomain adjacent to zinc finger domain protein 2B; the encoded protein is MEFGERLASPSSAPSSLHMASSSASSSPAPPQTPSTKCRPDPSPEGSSPLTTCGHLHQITGDGRLNMSGSSNGFPLVSHPAFGLYTSSSGRSEFGGLGSLGLSALAAHSQFGTFPEWWRPSEAHSRGAAAFFHPLLGLHPVFASTFKSHDPVHLQSRTSVSVGVIGTVNGRSASSPTGNSAVNTSSFPTKGNTEKTKANSSRSQKSSQDLGQLHQKTVQQAKEKKPNKRLLETSSMSGSQSGSLSDSSSDGEESSSDPDDMEEEEEEEEEDNDEDEDDQSNDSEDSDSEKDSRVKRKVKRLTQNTSESKKKRPCIADGNAALDSLRDIVPLTSSYRLQSSSHPAGRPQSAALFLQSSRTAEEEGQQHISVIQATGSAAGNSPQGESHREASPLPSGSSPNPMSFSNSPKHLPPSTSPKHFSHSSSPKPSSVSSSPKPLALCPPLKPLSLCSSPKPLSLSSLPKPPTNLLDDRSLHLNSFKLKQPLHSKESVKQAFSLRPKTKNWYKSHKNSASSSSLQTPHKYSSDTLSSHLLSLPHSNDANLFLNHQPNGVIHSAVQDAPLALIAKPRSQSSTPSRRPLLAAASPPYLMPINLSTGTKEMSGSSASPLKCSASSGLARRPRKAKTPKSLYAGKSLSKTNSSCPPVDLVRSSESDIHSSKDSDDSLGDDYDDDDEDDEEDIGDEDSGSSLSESESNLESDSDGSEDDMKERGDTEADSDAERTPLKLAKASSSSHKSSSTLSANCSLLNLQIIKPPSLPSSLLAPTAVISSGALSNHSSLSPSFTFATVPGSGKRKRVTDERVLRLPLEFGWQRETRIRTVAGRLQGEVAYFAPCGKKLRQYPDVMKYLLRNGITEISRDNFSFSTKIKVGDFYEAREGPEGFQWFLLAEEEIAPSIIAMDGRRSRCTKSEHQPIGDGTGARQWNSHPLNIGENNFQDVSDAKLLRKLEAQEIARQAAQIKMMRRLEKQAMAQAAKEARKQRAIMAAEERRKKREQMKILKQQEKIKRIQQIRMEKEVRAQQILEAKRRKKEEAANAKIMEAEKRNKEKEIRRLQAVILKHQELERHRLDMVWERERRRQHMMLMKAVEARKKAEEKERLKKEKKDEKRLNKERKLELRRLELEKAKELKKPNEDMCLADHKPLPELSRIPGLVLPGSTFSDCLMVLQFLRSFGKVLRLDINPNMLNLSDLQEGLLNIGDSMGKVQDLLVSLLSAAVCDPGIPAGHKNKTALGDHLTNVGINRDNVSEILQIYMEGHCEQTELAALALSLRTKAFQAHSPAQKASMLAFLVNELCCSKAVISEIDKNIDHMTNLRKDKWVVEGKLRKLRNIHAKKTGKRDSSVGGEDSHTFVIPTARNKCKRKEGDSEEEEDEDDDSEDQGEEEEEEEEESGGKKGKKAEICEEEDNSVHSASMEELEKQIDKTYKQQCQIRRKLFDSSHLLRSMTIGQDRYKRRYWVLPQCGAIFVEGMESGEGYEEVEREKKRQRTVKVIRVKEEPLEETKKPVVSSPASSTHGDTSTPESQQDKDSLNLFLQKPGSFSKLSKLLEVAKMAQDSDLYSHKSHSAEIPATASYPSYPSSQTATSQQGLTDKSDTSVPTLLSSPQLKSSPWVTCSPLSILHDDQLSKTLTEKSNQWFSLLPRSPCDESSVTSGSSPPASSSPLQTISSKSPSSLSPNPRATSSSSAPAGINNMSSVLQQVKSGIHQSRVTLCDVSSPSLPFSGTSLPRMLDLASQHAEGSRNRVFFLANNNSVNKSETPEPLSDKPACASFPAAEVAKTQDYPSPQPIPEEMLCGWWRVSDMEELHSLVKALHSRGTREKVLQKQIQKHMEYMTQLCANSKDAIDVAELEKQEVSEETVESWCVEEQAMEVDISLLQQVEHLERKVISASLQVKGWMHPEPQSEREDLVYHEHKLFPSPTPEKKGQRETSQEELPGTVVRRPNNPLDIAVIRLAELERNIERSSEEEVAPGMRLWHKALGEVRSSAQLSLCIQQLRKSIAWERSIMKVHCQLCQKGDNEELLLLCDGCDKGCHTYCHKPRITTVPDGDWFCPTCVAKSSVRSVIQESGQSPRSRKQQSRTAGGGKKGSEVKRNSKPSAVGELIKEEAASSNSLPKKGTKEFKKRKGDDSPPSSQARHDSPVSCAKKAKTAKDNNTNGLAMCRVLLAELEAHQDAWPFLTPVNHKAVPGYRKVIKKPMDFSTIREKLTNNQYLNLETFIIDVNLVFENCEKFNEDDSEIGQAGHSMRRFFDKRWTELLE